One window of the Janthinobacterium sp. PAMC25594 genome contains the following:
- a CDS encoding uroporphyrinogen-III synthase — MPDSVVITRPAAQAGPLAARIAALGWRVTLLPLLEIHALDGDDECAQLQAVLARLVEYDLVAFVSPNAIDCVFAQLSAWPPGVPLAVVGEGSRMALAAHGVTDANASITSPFDTARSDSEHLLLALDLPALRGKRVLIVRGDGGRDYLADGLRAAGAEVEFVTAYRRQVPKLTPALRATLENLLQHNNDWIITSSEALRGLLALLGEMGDEKMVVAKMQQQHLIVPHARIAQTAAALGFARVTLTGSGDAGVLAALQSRP, encoded by the coding sequence ATGCCTGACAGCGTGGTGATCACGCGGCCCGCGGCGCAAGCGGGGCCGCTGGCCGCCCGGATCGCGGCGCTGGGCTGGCGCGTGACCCTGCTGCCGCTGCTGGAAATCCACGCGCTCGATGGCGACGATGAATGCGCGCAGCTGCAAGCCGTGCTGGCGCGCCTGGTGGAATACGACCTGGTGGCCTTTGTCTCGCCCAACGCCATCGATTGCGTCTTTGCGCAGCTGTCCGCCTGGCCGCCTGGCGTGCCGCTGGCCGTGGTGGGCGAGGGCAGCCGGATGGCCTTGGCCGCGCATGGCGTCACGGATGCCAACGCCAGCATCACCAGCCCGTTTGACACGGCGCGCAGCGATTCCGAACATCTGTTGCTGGCGCTGGACTTGCCGGCCCTGCGCGGCAAGCGCGTGCTGATCGTGCGCGGCGACGGCGGACGCGACTACCTGGCCGACGGCTTGCGCGCGGCCGGCGCCGAAGTCGAGTTCGTCACAGCCTATCGCCGCCAGGTGCCCAAGCTGACGCCGGCCTTGCGGGCGACCCTGGAAAACCTGTTGCAGCATAATAATGACTGGATCATCACCAGCTCGGAAGCGCTGCGCGGTTTGCTGGCGCTGCTGGGCGAAATGGGCGATGAAAAGATGGTTGTTGCAAAAATGCAACAGCAGCATTTGATCGTGCCGCACGCGCGCATTGCACAAACGGCGGCGGCCCTGGGTTTTGCCCGTGTCACCTTGACAGGATCAGGCGACGCAGGCGTGCTCGCCGCGTTACAATCACGACCATGA
- a CDS encoding HAF repeat-containing protein: MPPRFACFPAPLLGLLLLAAIPTASATMYAERGFGERDGNGSIASDLNPAGLVAGIIMEEAGRRRAVTYQHGRIRELGTLGGNEGFTKAINTHGVVVGSAQTAAGAWHAFRYDAAGGMRDLGTLGGTSSYATAITRDGMIAGYADTSAGDFHAFVTKADHSLQDLGTLGGASSYASGLNSHGVVVGTAQRGDGYRRAFVYRPGTGMQEIGTLPGGRISSATAINDAGLIVGASETEKRRWHAFAWDGKRMLDLGALIGQGDSYATAVNAAGHVVGSVSIKGFEPMTFVYKEGVMTVRRRDDGLYLTNKITDAGLVVGAIYTGHKFQAFAVPSQAAPAPQRSNPLDWLLITILISASGVVLYKLQRNYRMGLLGARTRFM, encoded by the coding sequence ATGCCGCCACGGTTCGCCTGCTTCCCCGCCCCACTGCTCGGCCTGCTCCTGCTGGCCGCCATTCCCACCGCCAGCGCCACCATGTATGCCGAACGCGGCTTTGGTGAAAGGGATGGCAATGGCAGCATCGCCTCCGACCTGAACCCGGCCGGTCTGGTGGCCGGCATCATCATGGAAGAAGCAGGACGGCGCCGCGCCGTGACCTATCAGCATGGCCGCATCCGCGAACTGGGCACCCTGGGTGGCAATGAAGGCTTCACCAAGGCCATCAATACCCATGGCGTGGTGGTGGGCTCGGCGCAGACGGCCGCCGGCGCCTGGCACGCCTTCCGCTACGACGCGGCGGGCGGCATGCGCGACCTGGGCACCCTGGGCGGCACCAGCAGCTATGCCACGGCCATCACGCGCGACGGCATGATCGCCGGCTATGCCGACACCAGCGCCGGCGATTTCCACGCCTTTGTCACGAAAGCCGACCACAGCCTGCAGGACCTGGGTACCCTGGGCGGCGCCAGCAGCTATGCCAGCGGCTTGAACAGCCATGGCGTGGTGGTCGGCACGGCGCAGCGCGGCGACGGCTACCGCCGCGCCTTCGTCTACCGCCCCGGCACGGGCATGCAGGAAATCGGCACCCTGCCCGGCGGACGCATCAGTTCAGCCACCGCCATCAATGACGCCGGCCTGATCGTGGGCGCGTCGGAAACGGAGAAGCGCCGCTGGCACGCGTTTGCCTGGGACGGCAAGCGCATGCTCGACCTGGGCGCCCTGATCGGCCAGGGCGACAGCTACGCCACGGCAGTCAACGCGGCCGGACACGTCGTCGGCAGCGTCAGCATCAAAGGCTTTGAACCGATGACTTTTGTCTACAAGGAAGGCGTGATGACGGTGCGCCGCCGCGACGACGGCCTGTACCTGACCAACAAGATCACCGATGCGGGCCTGGTGGTCGGCGCCATCTACACGGGGCACAAATTCCAGGCCTTCGCCGTACCGTCGCAAGCGGCTCCCGCACCACAGCGCAGCAATCCATTGGACTGGCTGCTCATCACCATCCTCATCTCCGCCAGCGGCGTGGTGCTGTACAAATTGCAGCGCAACTATCGCATGGGCCTGCTGGGCGCGCGCACGCGTTTCATGTAA
- a CDS encoding uroporphyrinogen-III C-methyltransferase produces MNEMPTLSEPNATPGSTVKTAPQAADQPAGRAPTLLEQLQKPMSIAVIVLAVLLAAQSWSTSKQIRNLREEVAKRLQKGDVSNAETGVLARNVQEGTKELQIKVGALENRQSETQSQQLALEQLYNDLSKNRDEWALTEIEQVLSTASQQLQLAGNVPGALIALQNADRSLSRSDKPQFITIRRAIGRDMEKLKALPSVDSTGVALRLDAVIAQIDALPMLSDETPALPAAPEKPGKAKAGAKPVRDASGKLVGPPAPEPLLQTVRDGFNTWSGDMWNDVRQLIRIRRVDTPEALMLSPTQSYFLRENVKLRLLNARMALLSRNETAFRNDLIAAQDALAKYFDTRAKSTQTAQALLRQVQGSNLAIEMPTLSDSLTAVRNYKAKS; encoded by the coding sequence ATGAACGAAATGCCTACACTCTCCGAACCGAATGCAACGCCTGGCAGCACCGTGAAGACGGCGCCGCAGGCGGCCGACCAACCTGCCGGCCGCGCGCCGACCCTGCTGGAACAGCTGCAAAAGCCCATGAGCATCGCCGTCATCGTGCTGGCCGTGCTGCTGGCGGCGCAAAGCTGGTCGACCAGCAAGCAGATCCGCAACCTGCGCGAAGAAGTGGCCAAGCGCCTGCAAAAGGGCGATGTCAGCAACGCCGAAACGGGTGTGCTGGCGCGCAACGTGCAAGAAGGCACGAAAGAGCTGCAAATCAAGGTGGGCGCGCTGGAAAACCGCCAGAGCGAAACACAAAGCCAGCAGCTTGCGCTGGAACAACTGTACAACGACTTGTCGAAGAACCGCGACGAGTGGGCGCTGACGGAAATCGAGCAAGTGCTGTCGACGGCCAGCCAGCAGCTGCAACTGGCCGGCAACGTGCCCGGCGCGTTGATCGCTCTGCAAAACGCGGACCGCAGCCTGTCGCGTTCCGACAAGCCGCAATTCATCACCATCCGCCGCGCCATCGGGCGCGACATGGAAAAACTCAAGGCCCTGCCCAGCGTCGATTCGACGGGCGTGGCCCTGCGCCTCGATGCCGTGATCGCCCAGATCGACGCCTTGCCGATGCTGTCCGACGAAACGCCGGCCTTGCCGGCCGCGCCGGAAAAACCGGGCAAGGCCAAGGCCGGGGCCAAGCCCGTGCGCGATGCCAGCGGCAAGCTGGTCGGACCGCCGGCGCCGGAACCGCTGCTGCAAACAGTGCGCGACGGCTTCAATACCTGGAGCGGCGACATGTGGAATGACGTGCGTCAATTGATCCGCATCCGCCGAGTCGATACGCCGGAAGCGCTGATGCTGTCGCCGACGCAATCGTATTTCTTGCGGGAAAACGTCAAGCTGCGCCTGCTGAATGCCCGCATGGCCTTGTTGTCGCGCAATGAAACGGCGTTCAGGAATGACCTGATCGCCGCCCAGGATGCGCTGGCCAAGTATTTCGACACCCGCGCCAAGAGCACGCAGACGGCGCAAGCCTTGCTGCGCCAGGTGCAGGGCAGCAACCTGGCCATCGAAATGCCAACCTTGTCCGACAGCCTGACGGCTGTGCGCAACTACAAAGCGAAGTCCTGA
- a CDS encoding PAS domain S-box protein has product MSKWSIETLSAACAALILIMLGGLAGAAWPALGFWEHVWLALLLATAAGTAMWLMRRLRAHLASTRSQLDASVMRYRHLSETAQDGMWQTDAQGRILYVNQRLCDMLGVPAEQLLLHSMEEFHDEATLLRLCPLRQTASDSCMGELHYQHGDGTQRWAMLSGRRLYDQHGTVTGALVLASDITEHKRAEHALSLAHAELESRVALRTAQLLDVNIQLSAEIAMRAQTEAALARSEERLQDIISMMPLSLFLKDADSRIVLMNQACEQQWGVRHQDIAEGRDLQHFPSDQNTGFHAADQEAFASRKVVIREELVWNAQLQENRLVQTHKKPVFDAEGRPQMIIAMAVDITDSKRNEENLERTLAQLRELSDHQQTIKEQERRRIALDIHDDLGQNLMVLRIDVSLLHARTATTHPHLHRHAQRVLDTIDATIRSVRTIINDLHPSTLELGLGPAAEWLIRQMESRGTIRYQLTLDSEAPDLGLDQRQTSAIFRVLQESLSNIVRHAQASEVEVALTQDADAIVLRISDNGIGMQPGDHGKRAAFGLKSIRERVHALGGELRIDSQAGRGTALAIHLPQQAGQQHVDHAKTQKLAKTVVN; this is encoded by the coding sequence ATGAGCAAATGGTCGATTGAAACGCTGAGTGCGGCCTGCGCCGCCCTCATCCTGATCATGCTGGGTGGGCTGGCGGGCGCGGCCTGGCCGGCGCTCGGCTTCTGGGAACATGTCTGGCTGGCCCTGCTGCTGGCGACCGCCGCCGGCACGGCCATGTGGCTGATGCGCAGGCTGCGCGCCCACCTCGCCAGCACGCGTTCGCAGCTCGATGCCAGCGTCATGCGCTACCGGCACCTGAGCGAAACGGCGCAGGACGGCATGTGGCAGACGGATGCGCAAGGCCGCATTCTGTACGTCAACCAGCGCCTGTGCGACATGCTGGGCGTCCCCGCCGAGCAGCTGCTGCTGCACTCCATGGAAGAATTCCACGACGAGGCCACCTTGCTGCGCCTGTGTCCGCTGCGCCAGACGGCGAGCGATAGCTGCATGGGCGAACTGCATTACCAGCATGGCGACGGCACACAGCGCTGGGCGATGCTCAGCGGACGGCGCCTGTACGACCAGCACGGCACTGTGACGGGCGCACTGGTGCTGGCCAGCGACATCACCGAACACAAGCGAGCCGAACACGCGTTGAGCCTGGCCCATGCGGAGCTGGAAAGCCGCGTGGCCCTGCGCACGGCCCAATTGCTCGATGTAAATATCCAGCTCTCCGCGGAAATCGCCATGCGCGCACAAACGGAAGCGGCCCTGGCGCGCAGCGAAGAGCGGCTGCAGGACATCATTTCCATGATGCCCCTGTCGCTGTTCCTGAAAGATGCCGATTCGCGCATCGTGCTGATGAACCAGGCCTGCGAGCAGCAATGGGGCGTGCGCCACCAAGACATCGCCGAAGGGCGCGACCTGCAACACTTTCCCAGCGATCAGAACACGGGCTTCCACGCGGCCGACCAGGAAGCGTTTGCCAGCCGCAAGGTGGTGATACGCGAAGAACTGGTATGGAACGCGCAATTGCAGGAAAATCGCCTGGTGCAGACGCACAAGAAACCCGTGTTTGACGCGGAAGGCCGGCCGCAGATGATCATCGCCATGGCCGTCGACATCACCGACAGCAAGCGCAACGAGGAAAACCTGGAGCGCACCTTGGCGCAATTACGCGAACTGAGCGACCACCAGCAAACCATCAAGGAACAGGAAAGACGCCGCATCGCGCTCGATATTCATGACGACCTGGGCCAGAATCTGATGGTGCTGCGCATCGATGTGTCGCTGCTGCACGCGCGCACGGCCACCACCCACCCGCACCTGCATCGCCACGCACAGCGCGTGCTCGACACCATCGACGCCACCATCCGCTCCGTGCGCACCATCATCAATGACTTGCATCCCAGCACCCTGGAGCTGGGACTGGGCCCGGCGGCCGAGTGGCTGATCCGCCAGATGGAGAGCCGTGGCACCATCCGCTACCAGCTCACGCTCGACAGCGAGGCGCCCGACCTGGGCCTGGACCAGCGCCAGACATCGGCCATCTTCCGCGTGCTGCAGGAATCGCTGTCGAATATCGTGCGCCACGCCCAGGCCAGCGAAGTGGAAGTGGCGCTGACGCAAGATGCGGACGCCATCGTGCTGCGCATCAGCGACAACGGCATCGGCATGCAGCCGGGCGACCACGGCAAGCGGGCCGCCTTCGGCCTGAAAAGCATACGCGAACGTGTCCATGCGCTGGGCGGCGAACTGCGCATCGACAGCCAGGCGGGCCGCGGCACGGCGCTGGCCATCCACCTGCCCCAGCAGGCAGGCCAGCAGCATGTCGATCATGCCAAAACACAAAAATTAGCAAAAACAGTAGTAAATTAA
- the ppc gene encoding phosphoenolpyruvate carboxylase, whose amino-acid sequence MLNDAVAPEIVPAAASDKDAPLKEDIRLLGRLLGDVLREQEGDAVFNVVETIRQTSVRFRREADADAALELDAMLKELSREQTISVVRAFSYFSHLANIAEDQHHIRRRRAHLLAGSPAQKGSVSFALKKLRAAGVPRKTVDTFFQDVLIAPVLTAHPTEVQRKSILDAEHDIARLLAERDLPQTPKERHANMQLLRSRVSTLWQTRMLRYSKLTVADEIENALSYYRITFLRELPGLYDDIEDDIAAEYPNGDGTIEPINAAYVQMGSWIGGDRDGNPNVNAGTMQHALARHATTILDFYLDEVHALGAELSVSTLMVGVSAALQALADQSPDASPHRSDEPYRRALIGIYARLAATARALGATNILRKEVGAAAAYPDAAAFVADLRTIVASLEAHHGAALVRPRLATLARAADIFGFHLASLDMRQTSDVHERVLAELFAKSGVAADYTSLSEEDKQALLLSELAQPRLLYSPYISYATETDSELAILRAARDIRQRYGARAIRNYIISHTETVSDLLEVLLLQKETGLLRTDWQAGDSSCELMVIPLFETIPDLQRAAGIMSEVMALPLVKQLIAKQGQLQEVMLGYSDSNKDGGFLTSNWELYKAELALVSDFQKAGVKLRLFHGRGGTVGRGGGPSYEAILAQPPGTVNGQIRLTEQGEIIASKFSNAEIGRRNLELLVAATLEASLAPQAANPAHASELAQFEAVMAQLSDLAYHAYRHLVYETPGFTEYFFSATPIAEIAELNLGSRPASRKANQRIEDLRAIPWGFSWGQCRLLLPGWFGFGSAIEAWINDGEPASKDDRIATLRAMYAKWPFFATLLSNMDMVLAKTDLAIASRYAELVADQELRERIYKRITDEHGNTLRCLELITGNTERLAGNPLLARSIQNRFAYLDPLNHLQVELIKRNRALSAESKIDERVHRGIQLSINGVAAGLRNTG is encoded by the coding sequence ATGCTCAATGACGCAGTAGCACCAGAAATAGTTCCAGCGGCCGCTTCCGACAAGGATGCGCCACTGAAAGAAGATATCCGCCTGCTGGGCCGCCTGCTGGGCGACGTGTTGCGCGAACAGGAAGGCGACGCCGTCTTCAATGTGGTGGAAACCATACGCCAGACCTCCGTGCGCTTCCGCCGCGAAGCGGACGCGGACGCCGCGCTGGAACTCGACGCCATGCTGAAAGAACTGAGCCGCGAACAGACGATTTCCGTGGTGCGCGCCTTTTCCTATTTTTCGCACCTGGCCAACATTGCCGAAGATCAACACCACATCCGCCGCCGCCGCGCCCACCTGCTGGCCGGCTCACCGGCGCAAAAGGGCAGCGTCAGCTTCGCGCTGAAAAAACTGCGCGCCGCCGGCGTGCCGCGCAAGACGGTCGACACCTTCTTCCAGGACGTGCTGATCGCCCCCGTGCTGACGGCCCACCCGACGGAAGTGCAGCGCAAGAGCATCCTCGACGCCGAGCACGACATCGCCCGCCTGCTGGCCGAGCGCGACCTGCCGCAGACGCCGAAAGAGCGGCACGCCAACATGCAGCTGCTGCGCTCGCGCGTCTCCACGCTGTGGCAGACGCGCATGCTGCGCTACTCGAAGCTGACGGTGGCCGACGAGATCGAAAACGCCCTGTCCTATTACCGCATCACCTTCCTGCGCGAACTGCCGGGCCTGTATGACGACATCGAGGACGATATCGCCGCCGAATACCCGAACGGCGACGGCACGATCGAGCCGATCAATGCCGCCTACGTGCAGATGGGCAGCTGGATCGGCGGCGACCGCGACGGCAACCCGAACGTCAACGCGGGCACCATGCAGCACGCGCTGGCGCGCCACGCCACCACCATCCTCGACTTTTACCTCGACGAAGTGCACGCGCTGGGCGCGGAATTGTCCGTCTCGACGCTGATGGTGGGCGTGAGCGCCGCACTGCAGGCACTGGCCGATCAGTCGCCGGATGCCTCGCCGCACCGCAGCGACGAACCGTACCGCCGCGCCCTGATCGGCATCTATGCGCGCCTGGCCGCCACCGCCCGCGCGCTGGGCGCCACCAACATCCTGCGCAAGGAAGTGGGCGCGGCCGCCGCCTACCCGGACGCGGCCGCCTTTGTCGCCGACTTGCGCACCATCGTCGCCTCGCTCGAAGCGCACCATGGCGCGGCCCTGGTGCGCCCGCGTTTGGCCACGCTGGCGCGCGCGGCCGACATCTTCGGTTTCCACCTGGCGTCGCTGGACATGCGCCAGACCTCCGACGTGCACGAGCGCGTGCTGGCCGAGCTGTTCGCCAAGAGCGGCGTGGCCGCCGATTACACGTCCCTGTCCGAGGAAGACAAGCAGGCACTGCTGCTGAGCGAACTGGCCCAGCCGCGGCTGCTGTACTCGCCCTATATCAGCTATGCCACGGAAACGGATTCCGAGCTGGCGATCCTGCGCGCGGCGCGCGACATCCGCCAGCGCTACGGCGCGCGGGCCATCCGCAACTACATCATCTCGCACACGGAAACCGTGTCCGACCTGCTGGAAGTGTTGCTGCTGCAAAAGGAAACGGGTTTGCTGCGCACCGACTGGCAAGCTGGCGACAGCAGCTGCGAGCTGATGGTCATCCCCCTGTTCGAGACGATCCCCGACCTGCAGCGCGCGGCCGGCATCATGAGCGAGGTCATGGCCTTGCCTTTGGTCAAACAATTGATCGCCAAGCAGGGACAGTTGCAGGAAGTCATGCTCGGCTATTCCGATTCGAACAAGGATGGCGGTTTCCTGACCTCGAACTGGGAACTGTACAAGGCGGAACTCGCATTGGTGAGCGACTTCCAGAAGGCCGGCGTCAAGCTGCGCCTGTTCCATGGCCGTGGCGGCACCGTGGGCCGTGGCGGCGGACCCAGCTATGAAGCCATCCTGGCCCAGCCGCCGGGCACCGTCAACGGCCAGATCCGTCTGACGGAACAGGGCGAAATCATCGCCTCGAAGTTTTCCAATGCGGAAATCGGCCGGCGCAACCTGGAATTGCTGGTGGCCGCCACCCTGGAAGCGAGCCTGGCGCCGCAGGCGGCCAATCCCGCGCACGCAAGCGAGCTGGCGCAGTTCGAAGCCGTGATGGCGCAGCTGTCGGACCTCGCCTACCACGCCTACCGCCACCTCGTGTATGAAACGCCAGGCTTTACGGAATATTTCTTCTCGGCCACGCCGATTGCGGAAATCGCCGAGCTGAACCTCGGTTCGCGCCCCGCCTCGCGCAAGGCCAACCAGCGCATCGAAGACTTGCGCGCCATTCCCTGGGGCTTTTCCTGGGGCCAGTGCCGCTTGCTGCTGCCGGGCTGGTTCGGTTTCGGCAGCGCCATCGAGGCCTGGATCAACGATGGCGAGCCAGCATCGAAAGATGACAGGATCGCCACCCTGCGCGCCATGTACGCCAAATGGCCGTTCTTTGCCACCCTGCTGTCGAACATGGACATGGTGCTGGCCAAGACGGACCTGGCGATTGCCTCGCGCTATGCGGAACTGGTGGCAGACCAGGAATTGCGCGAACGCATCTACAAGCGCATCACGGACGAGCATGGCAACACCTTGCGCTGCCTGGAGCTGATCACCGGCAACACGGAGCGCCTGGCGGGCAATCCGCTGCTGGCCCGCTCGATCCAGAACCGCTTCGCCTATCTCGACCCGCTGAACCACTTGCAAGTGGAATTGATCAAGCGCAACCGCGCCCTGTCGGCGGAAAGCAAGATCGACGAAAGGGTCCACCGCGGCATCCAGCTGTCGATCAACGGCGTGGCGGCCGGCCTGCGCAACACGGGCTGA
- the hemC gene encoding hydroxymethylbilane synthase, giving the protein MWQAEHVRARLAALYPRCSVEILGMTTRGDQILDRALSKVGGKGLFVKELEVAMEEGRADLAVHSLKDVPMELPEGYSLAAILEREDPRDAFVSNDYASLAELPHGAVVGTSSLRRQSLIAARYPHLTILPLRGNLDTRLGKLDRGDYAAIILAAAGLKRLGLAARIRAVLAPEDSLPAAGQGAMAIEIRSGRVDGADLVRLLAPLNHTATAQAVTAERKVSKIFGGSCQIPLAAFATVEGEQMRLRAMVATPDGARMASAELEGPASAPELLGEQVAELLRGQDAAGILASCAVTPDNHEGLAPHA; this is encoded by the coding sequence ATGTGGCAAGCTGAACATGTGCGTGCGCGCCTGGCCGCCCTGTATCCGCGGTGTAGCGTTGAAATTCTCGGCATGACCACACGCGGCGACCAGATTCTGGACCGCGCCCTGTCCAAGGTAGGCGGCAAGGGCCTGTTCGTCAAGGAGCTGGAAGTGGCGATGGAAGAAGGCCGCGCCGACCTGGCCGTGCATTCGCTCAAAGACGTGCCGATGGAGTTGCCAGAAGGCTACAGCCTGGCCGCCATCCTCGAGCGCGAAGACCCGCGCGACGCGTTCGTCTCGAACGACTATGCCAGCCTGGCCGAGCTGCCGCACGGCGCCGTGGTCGGTACCAGCAGCCTGCGCCGCCAGTCGCTGATCGCCGCGCGCTACCCGCACCTGACGATTCTGCCCCTGCGCGGCAACCTCGATACGCGTTTGGGCAAACTGGACCGTGGCGATTACGCCGCCATCATCCTCGCCGCCGCCGGCCTGAAACGCCTGGGCCTGGCAGCGCGCATCCGCGCCGTGCTGGCGCCGGAAGACAGCCTGCCGGCCGCAGGGCAGGGTGCCATGGCGATTGAAATCCGCAGCGGCCGCGTTGACGGCGCCGACCTGGTGCGCCTGCTGGCGCCGCTGAACCACACGGCCACGGCGCAAGCCGTCACGGCCGAGCGCAAGGTGTCGAAGATTTTCGGCGGCAGCTGCCAGATTCCGCTGGCCGCGTTTGCCACCGTCGAGGGCGAACAGATGCGCCTGCGCGCCATGGTCGCCACGCCGGACGGCGCGCGCATGGCCAGCGCCGAGCTTGAAGGCCCGGCCAGCGCGCCGGAACTGCTGGGCGAACAGGTGGCCGAACTGCTGCGCGGCCAGGACGCCGCCGGCATCCTCGCCTCGTGCGCCGTTACACCCGACAACCATGAAGGCCTGGCGCCGCATGCCTGA
- a CDS encoding heme biosynthesis protein HemY: MAAAIGIAVTARFNPGNVVLFYPPYRIDLSLNFFLLLQVALFVLLYLLVRAVRATVRMPAQVAAYRQRKRERDGNKGLREALKALFEGRFGHAEKAALRAAELEENAGLAALIGARAAHRMRQSERRDSWLARVEGDASLKTARLMTVTELLVDDHQPEAALAAVRELNASGTRHIHALQWSLKAEQQAKNWPEVLRLVRSLDKHRALHPALSSRLRELAYDHLLSDPSHDAESLMRVWSTVPSSDRVKPYIACRAATALNARGLHDEARLVCEESLAADWDERVVRAYREAAAPAGTPALLLQIEHCEQWMKQRPLDAELALTLGTLCLKQKLWGKAQRHLEQALSDASEPQMVRDAHLKLAQMHDALQQTEQAAAHYRQCALATIL; this comes from the coding sequence ATGGCCGCAGCGATCGGTATCGCCGTGACGGCCCGTTTTAATCCCGGCAACGTGGTGCTGTTCTATCCGCCGTACCGCATCGATTTGTCGCTGAACTTCTTCCTGCTGCTGCAGGTCGCGCTGTTCGTGCTGCTGTACCTGCTGGTGCGCGCCGTGCGCGCCACCGTGCGCATGCCGGCGCAAGTGGCGGCCTACCGCCAGCGCAAGCGTGAGCGCGATGGCAACAAGGGCTTGCGCGAAGCCTTGAAAGCCCTGTTCGAAGGCCGTTTCGGCCATGCCGAGAAGGCCGCCCTGCGCGCCGCCGAGCTGGAAGAAAATGCCGGCCTGGCCGCGCTGATCGGCGCGCGCGCCGCCCACCGCATGCGTCAGTCCGAGCGCCGCGACAGCTGGCTGGCCCGTGTCGAGGGCGATGCCAGCCTGAAAACGGCCCGTTTGATGACGGTGACGGAATTGCTGGTCGACGACCACCAGCCGGAAGCGGCCCTGGCGGCCGTGCGCGAACTCAATGCCAGCGGCACGCGCCACATCCACGCGCTGCAATGGTCGCTGAAGGCCGAGCAGCAGGCGAAGAATTGGCCGGAAGTGCTGCGCCTCGTGCGTTCGCTCGACAAGCACCGCGCCCTGCATCCGGCCCTGTCGTCGCGCCTGCGCGAGCTGGCCTATGACCATTTGCTGTCCGACCCCTCGCATGACGCCGAATCGCTGATGCGCGTCTGGTCCACCGTGCCCAGCAGCGATCGGGTCAAGCCGTATATCGCCTGCCGCGCCGCCACGGCCCTGAATGCGCGCGGCCTGCACGACGAAGCGCGCCTCGTGTGCGAAGAGTCGCTGGCCGCCGACTGGGACGAGCGCGTCGTGCGCGCCTACCGCGAAGCGGCGGCGCCGGCCGGCACGCCGGCCCTGCTGCTGCAGATCGAGCATTGCGAGCAATGGATGAAACAGCGTCCGCTCGATGCGGAACTGGCGCTGACCCTGGGCACCCTGTGCCTCAAGCAAAAACTGTGGGGCAAGGCCCAGCGCCACCTGGAGCAGGCTTTGTCGGACGCGAGCGAGCCGCAAATGGTGCGCGACGCCCACCTGAAGCTGGCACAGATGCACGATGCCTTGCAGCAAACGGAACAGGCCGCCGCGCATTACCGGCAGTGCGCGCTGGCTACCATCCTGTAA